The genomic window CCTTCAAGAGACACCTCTTATATCACACCCCTAAAAAACATAGCAGACGTATCCACACGACCACCTGAAACAGGTATCTCTCCTGAGTATTAAAGTAAAGAGTTTAAGGTTGTACGATCAAATGTTTCCCATAGATCACCCACGACCCTTCTGTTAGCGCCTTCCAATAATCAACTTTGGCTAGGAATTTAACTATATAATAATCGTTATCCAAGTCCATTAGTTGGAACTTCCGACTTGGTttctaaattgcataaagtttGCTACATAGATTATTGAAACCAATTTTCCCCCAACATTTTGATAATCACAGATTTGGAAATACTCTTTCAGACCATCAAGCATAGACGTAATTATATCACCCTCATTCAGATCAAAATCATCACTCTCATAATCCTCTGTCTCTTCTTCATTCAGCCTGCTACCCCGTAAGTACAACTTTGAAAGATAACAAACCATCTCTCCCCATAGCCTTTGGTTCTCCCACGTCCGGTAGGTCATCCTCAAGCTAACGAACCTTCTTAAGTGCTCATCTACTGCCTACTTCCATTCATTTGATAATATAAGGTTTTGATTCTTCATTATAATTTAATGAATGATTTGAATTTATTATAGTGAGTTGAAGTTACAtgctaaaacaattaaaaaaactaagtaatttttttttcttttttttcttaattcaatTGTTTATGAATAccaactaaaatttatttaattattatttttaacctttTGGAATTCAATACATTCATTAAATAtgtgaaaagaaacaaaaaccatTCAGTAAATCTCTCTAATGACATGATTAGCATATACTTTATGGTACTATTAAAATGATAGAACAAAAGAGAATTGGATGATTTAAACATATAGTTGGAACTAATCAAAgagttttttaataaaaaaacccaaTGAATTATAATTATCTTAAGCTAATTTTTTGACTTTGAAGAAACCACTAATAGAATGTTGCCAAAGCAGAGATGATTTATTCAACCTTGTTATGATTGATCAAGATTTTTGATAAAAGTGGGATCTTATATCACCAAGAAATAATAAAGGCAAAATTTCATAGAGAAAATATCTCCTCCTTTGCCTTTACAATTTAACCACAAACTGTTTCTAAACCTATTCATAATTCTGCCCAGCTGTAAGCACAGCTAAGATATACCCCAAAATGTATTCAtaaagaaaagcaaaaagaaaaagccCATTTAAAGATTCTCTAGATTACTTcctgtaaattaaaattttattattattaaattattaataccaATTTCATAAAATCCCAACTCCTAAAAAGTTCATGTATTTTTAACCTACAGTGTTGTCTTTTCGGATGGTTGGTTTTCTATGAATCGAGTCCGAGTCATTGGTAAATCAATTAGGtatgatatattttattcaaattatgaGTAATTTAACAACAAATTATGATTCGAATACATTTTTAATGTGGAAgcaatttttagtaaaagaacaACTCCAAGTAAAATTTGACCCAGCAAAGGTTAATGTTCGGTGAATGGGGAATGCATAACTTCATGTATTTATTAGTAAATCTGAGATATCCGTTAAATAATGAAAAAGCTGGTGGCCATTCCCTCAAGATTCAGATTGTTTTTTTATGAAAGCACCACCTTTTCCATAAGTCACCAAATAGTAAATTCCTTTGTGTTCGTTTGAATCTTTGGCAGCTGTGAACCATGATATTTGAGTTTGAAAGCAGGAGAAAAGGAGTAGTGCCCAAAAAAGAATACATATGTATTCCATTTCTGAATCAAAATGATTTGCATATTAATGTGTGTATTTAACATTAAGATGACCTAAATTTTACAATCTGGAATTTTGTCCTACtttttctttgttgttgttgttggaaCTTGAATTGGGAAATTTAAATACTACAATAAAAACGAGAGTacaagaaaaatagtgatggcaAAACCGAATTGGATAAGGGAAAACGGTCGGATTTCGGTGGAGTCTCCGGTGGCCAAATTTGCTAGCCATTGACTTGCCAGTGCAGATGCCTGCATGGGATCCGAATCCGGGTCCGACCCTGTTGCCTTTGCAGCAGCAGGATCCTTTGAAGATTTCAAACTGCATCAAAATTAATACTACATTAAATATGTATGGAACTACCAATCTTTTTCCAAGTGTCAAAACTTATATGACATCATGaatttaatgaaccaaatttggaaaattacctTGGAACATTGGGACAGAAAGTAATTGCATAATCAGCCCCACTGCAAGTGAAAGTGCTAGTGGCATCATCGAAGGCATAGCTATAGGATTTGGGGCAAGCCGACTTGAACACTTGCGAATACATGGATGGTTTACAAGCGGTTGGACTATTGTAGGCTCCGCTACAGCAGTACTCTGGTTTGCCGAAGGCATCGCAGGCACTCTTGCATGCGGCACCGCCATCAATTTTCAGTTCAGACGGGCACTTTTTGTTCAAATCCGTCAAGCAACCGGTGGTGGCACACTCTCCTGACCCTCCACTTCCTTCCACAATCATGGGCAAATTGTAACCATCAACCAGGCTCACGTCATAGAAGTCTTGAGATCCTGAACCGAGTGTAAACTCGGCTAAGGTGGCCGGTGGGATGGATCCAGCTCCGTTGCATTCCATTTCGCCAGAGCCACAGTCGCCTGTAGCGCATGAGCCGTGGCCAGAGTCATCGAAATTGCATCCTGTTCTGCCCCAGAAGCGACCTGCCCAACCTGTAGGAGCTTGGAAAGAACGAGAGCTGCCTTTTGTGAGTTCAAAACCTGTACTTTCAAGTTTTGGACTTCCTGGATTAGCTAGAATTCCAGGCCATACTGTGTAATCGCATTTGTTGATGAATGTAAAGGTGGCTGCCGTAACACCTGCAGGTAAAAAAACAGAGGAAAACAGAGCATCAGTTTGGTTTGcccataaaaagaaaataaatcaaaGTTTACAAAAATGTGAACCAAGACccatttcttaaaaatatatatattctcatTGCCTTCAAGAAACACAAGGAGAATGATGCTGAAGAAGGTGATAATAGAATGCTGATGACCGGAGAACAGAGCCATGGGGAATATATTCTCTGTTCTTATAGTTGAATGGTTGTTTCTATTCTGAAGTTTCTGTCTTCACTTATTTATCTAAAACGGAACTTTGTGAATGGAAATCAAAAAGGGAATTTTGATTAAGCAAAGCTAATGTCTATAAGAAGAAAAATAATGGAGAAGATGGTTGAGACTACCACCCATAAAACTCTCTAGTAATTCTATATTTGTTTGAGCCTTCCCTCATGAAAGAACAGAGTGGATGGAAGAAGGCTGAGTTGAGTGGTGGTGGGGGGGATCTAATTATCTGCACTTCTTCCTTATTTATAGGGAGCCAAAGATAGTGATGGACACTGCCAAAAAAACCGCCTCGTTGTTATTTGTTTGCTTCTTTGGCCCCTCTTACCTACTAATTAGGCCTtccttctttttaaaaaaatataaaattttattaatgggaGTACAATTCTGGTTGCATAACAAAGTTTTTCataaaggtaataatcaaattCTTTATAAATactactttttttcttttgtctaTGCAAAAATTAGAACCCCCACTGCCCACTTTGTGAGGCTTCCATGTCCACTCTCAGTCATTCACCCACCACTCCTCTATTATTCATGTATCAAAGTTCTTGCTTTTACAATAACATTATATTTATGGAATCATTCAGGAAAATCTGAGAGTTAATCTTATAAACTAATATGTCAAAAACATGTTCAAGACGATCCTATGGAGATGTGATCCCTCAATGAGCTGAAAAAGAATCTTTTAAAGcaatttttgtatatatatttgagacTGTTGGAGCTTAAATTCAGatttataaaacaaatttataatGTTCTAATGATTCTTGACCCTTTTTTCCCCTGCTGTCAGTTATACTCTTCTTTCATCATCATCTGATCAATTATTGGAAACCTCTCCAAGCACGCTGCACACCACGACCAAccaggttttcttttctttgccttgGGAAGACAGCCGATGTTATTATTTTCTTCGAGATCCTTTTTAAGGTTTTGTCATCCAAAAGTTTATCTTCAAGTGACAATACTTTGAGAAACAAACTCTTAAAAGATTTACGGGTGCCTTACTACTTTAAGAGGACGATACCAACTTATGGACCAACACCGTAAAACGCGATCCGTCGGTGAGTCATGACAGAATTGCTTTGGAAAGAGGAGGCGAATCACATGGTGATTAGGTGGTTGCTATGACCATATAACAAAGTTGTTTATTCTAGCAATCAATTTTCTCTCATGGGTCCCTTTGAATAGTAACCCTAATCAGAGGAAAAATATACATTCAGCATGAATATATGATAGCTTCTTTCCGAAGCATGTCAGGTTCCAAAATTTTTCTTCTTGGCATTAAGTGCACTTGTCTCACAGGTCTCGTGCATGAAACTGAAACATCTTTATAGTcaaggggaaaaaaagaaaaagtgcaGTGTCAGAGTCTAACAATTGGACATGGACAAATCTCTGACTGGCAATACCGACCTACAACTGTCCTAAGGTTATTGCAAGGTCGTGGTGGTGAATCACATGCATGTTTCACACTTCTTGCTGCAACTTCCATCCAAGTTcgttttttgtttaattttaacaGAGCTTTATGGGATGCTTAACTTTTACCAGTAGGGCTGCTTTTGTCCACCTTTTCAAGTGACCTAAAAACTGTTTCAGATAAACTATAAAGCCCCCCTTTCGTGCCCCATAGTTACCTGATTGTGCAGAGTTCTTCGAATTGTGGGTGGACAGTGGATGTCTCCAGAAACCCTTTTGccatttatctttattttgtaTGTGAGTATGACCACAATCTTAAAAAGCACAACTCCATGGGAGATCAAGTGTCTGAATTTGATAATTTTGTTCTTTTAGAACTTAACAATTTTCTCCATCTACTCCTTGAATTAGATTTCATTGACATGCTATGACTTGGCACTCTATCgttaatagaaattttaaaatttttataaattataaattatttaaaattcttcAACTGATGACATGACATAAGTTCAAAGTATCACGTTATCACACTATAACAGAATTCAAATttagggatcaaattaaaaaatttgtcaAGTTCCAAAACTAATATGGACCaaaaaaagtttaaggactaatgtGAGCAAAAGTTGCCATGGACTGAATATTCTTTTATCccttgtatataatatatatataaggttcAAACCTAATTTAACCCCTAAAATTATATCTAATTATCAGTTTAGTACCTAaagtttcaaatcattatacacaTTATTCCAACCATTAATGTCATTACAAAAAAGCTCAGCACGTTGcacatttttttgtgaaataaattaaaaaatgggaaactataaagagaaaaaatttcagagaaaatctcaattttttttaaaaataaaaaaaaaacaatagaatttttcaaaaattataaaaacataatttttaaaaaaacataaaattcaaaaaagagcgaaaaaggaaaaaaatcagaaaaaaaactGAAAGAATGTAGATATAGAAATTTATATAGTAGTTTCATTAACCTTGAATGGTTTCcaattttttcttgaaattttgcttctttttatttccccccttttttaatataataataagataagctaaatataatataataatgaccATAAAGGTAAATATGGGCTCTTGGCAACTCAACAAATAGAGTTCCAATCCAATTCAATGTCTACAATTTAAGGGATTGACTGAGGTAGTTCGACCCAATCCAATCACTAATATATGATTCTCCAAGTCCGATCTTCCATAATGggtttaacatcatctatatattcaCCATAGCCCATATAAGTTGTTCAATAAATTGCCAAAAAAACATTTTCTCACAGTTTTGGTGGTCAGGGAATGGATACATTATATCTTGAAAATAAAGTATCTTCAGTCGAAAGGGGAGGGTAACTGTTCTTAAAGATGATTTTCTGGAAAGACATTCCCTTATTAAAATTTCCATACAAGATCAGTTGTTAGCATGGTAACCAACAGGTAAGAACAAGCAACTTTTGTCAATTAAAGTTACACGGTCGATAAACTAGTCACTATGCAGACTATGTTAATGAATAATTAATGATCATGCAATAAGCATTCTGAATATTTCGAAGATTAGCCATTgacttaatgataaatttaatatttaatatttatttttttgtcaatttgactcTTATAATCTTTTAGCTGCAATTGattatcaaaatttgaaaaagagtCAAATATCATGATCACTAACTTTTCAGAAAGAATCAGATTgcttattttaatgaaaatattgattaaaatgttaatttttttaaacatgcaTAATAACTTGCATGCCAATCCACGTATACTTTatgatacttattttttttatttttaaatattttataatttttaatttatttattgaagtGCCTTATATAGATTGTCAAGCTAACAtcgttaaaaatttaataatttaattaacattttcattaagaaacaattaaaatcaaatgtaattaaagaaaaaaataagaaccaattttaaaaaatagaaatgttaaaaattaaatttatagtaaAATCGCCGTACAATATTCTTTCTCTTTGACACCTCCAACtgcaaaatttcatattttccaAGTCTCTTTTACCTTCCTCGAAAGGTACCTCTAGGCTAGATCCATCACTGGCAAATCATCAACAACCTAGATATTCTAATTTAACAGCCTCCAAAATCTGATGAATGTCTACCTACCCAACCACTAGTAACGTGGAAAGTGGATGATGCACACTTGAGAAAGACACCAGTATTTTGTACAACGAGTTGTGTTTTACTAACAAAATTAAGCCACCAAACTCCAATCAAATCTAAAGTAAATAATATCCTGGGTCAATTTTGCTTCTTTTTATCAAAGTTTTGTGATGTAAACATGACTATCTGTTCCAAAACCTGGATTTTGGTGCTCAGATTACGCCAACTCTATGCATTCTCGTAccaaaaataaatgataaaacttATCAAACTAATATATAAGCAGACTAGGGATTTCTTTGCTTACTGCTATCAACATCAAGGAACCTCCATGGATGTGCGGTATGTCGTGTAGATAAGAGTTTTTTAACCTtctcttttttactttttctctttttcttttttaatttctgcGTTTCATACttgtttaattatgttttcattgTCATGATTTTCCACTATGATTGGTTttcatgattaaaataaataaacaaacacccaTTCTTTATGAAAAAGCTTTGCTCGATTCTTTGCTTCttaacctttctttttctttaaattcaTTGGTTACTTTTTCTCTATACAAAGAATATTGTATCATACGAGTAATGTGAAAACCAAAAAGGATGCTTTCACATGACGATTAGTGTATCCTCGGATTACTTCTTCATTGTGGCTTCAACCAAAGCTCTTATGATTATCCAAcagatataataattaataaattgctGAGCAAAGAAATTCCCAAGATAAACAAAGATGGTAGTGTAATATGGCCTTCTGTTTTGGCTTTATCAAGATATGGTTTGGCTGAGTCTGAAAGGTAGTGTGTTTGCCGTTTCAAAATTGTCTATTCCATTTCTGGCAGATTTCCTTTCGAGGATCAGATCACtacatttgttaaaaaaaattatttcagtctTAATTTAATTGGTTTTGTTATTATTGCAATAATTCAGAGGATGTAAATTTAAATACGCTtaagtatgtattttttttttataatttaccaaCAAGGAAAAGGGGACTGTGAAGAAGATTACCGGTTATCCTAGATAAGACGGAGAATCGATGGTAGGTGAGTGGAAGTAAAGGAGGAGGTGATAGGGTGGTGAGAGTGAAGTTGGATCCTTGTTCCCTCATGCACCTAAGCTTATATAGTGGGTTAGCCTTTGTCTTGTAGTACGGTATAGCAATTCGTACGGTGTCCTTGACGATTATGCGGGTTGGTCAGGTGTCAATGCCGTTACAAGTTGGTTGTCCCCATTGTACTTACTGTGTGGTCACATTAGTGTCGTAGATTGTTCTAGTCTAACAACTCATTCCTTAAGATTGTACGAAACTATTAAACCCAAGTAACCTCGACAAGGGGTGAGCTACGAACTGTCTGTAGGCCAATTCACCAACAAATTTGTGAAAGATCATTCACGGATCACTGGACGAACTGCCCTCAATATTCTATgctattgataatttttaaatatttaaactttagttaattctatttttattaaattaaaatatcaattgaTTTTATTGATtgcattattttattaatatttttattaatgtaaaattcttttacttaatattttattcttccatttaatatttttaattgcatTTTCCCTTTTAAACGTACATATATCAAGTTACCAATTAAAATGAGACGAGCCTGAAGTAGGAAGAATATTTTTAATGGTAAACTCCCCATATTAGAGGAAATTTGAGAAGAAAGTTTtgggcaaaataccaaaaaaagccaattttttttaaatttaccgaaatgggcccggtattttattatttatcggaatgggccCTTTTCCcctaaatcgcgtccacgtcagcgcgctttgctgacatggcaacaaatcgcgtcctCTGAAGCTTTTCCCctaaattttttcactcgattccaTCAAACACTCATCCCTAATTTGTAGTTAAAGCTTttgaatcaaaattatatatttttaaagaaaatatcaaaaaacctaaaactaaattattgtatttatcttatttattagtACACAATCTCTATATATATTTGTAAGagacactacaccaaaacaggtttttagcggcgtttttttaggcctttagcggcgcttctcccacaaacgtcactaaagatcatgacctttagagGCGCTTctactaaaaatgccgctaaagatcatgacctttagcggcacttataccacaaacgccactataaagatgatttttagtggcgctttttgacAAACGCcactaacttttaaaaaaatattttaattaaataatatttatttccatgataaatattatattatgttttgtttttgaaatttaaactttaaactatatacttttaaggataaaaatattaattaaattaaaatttctattaaaattttaactttaaagctaaatataaaaattaatgaatttaaatttagaattaaaatattatgtttaaataaatgagCACCTAAAATTTCAATCAATCCTAACGaataataaattcacatatctacctttttttttaaattcacgtcAATCCTAACAAAGGGACTAAAACCATAATCAaactaataaaaatcaatcttttttgcctgaaatgatgaaaatatccAGAGTCAAACACATTTCTATCTAGTAGGAAATGAGAAAAGTAACTAATTAGAAGGATAATTCAAACAAATCCTAAATCCAAAGATTCAAAGTTAACATTGCAAACAGGTGCACCATTGTAAGAGGATCATCCAAATCTCTAAGTGCATCAATAAATGTTGGATACCTAAAATACCAAACACATTTAGATGCCTGCATCAAGAAGAATGCGTCCTATGATCAACATTGTGATATTCACCGCACCTGCATTGATAGCTCTTCCTAGGAAGAAGCTGACTGCACCAACAAGGATGCTGGCTCGACGCCCTTTGTTTCTAGTAACATAGGAGGCTCCAAATGTAGAAACAAGGCCTGCGAAGTAGAGCGAAGACGTAAAAAGTGTGAGGAGCTGGTTGTCATATTTGCAGTAGTCAGTTTCATGAAGATGTGCTTGTTTCCTTCTATATACCTTTGGGAAGAATTCTTTCAAGAAATCATTCATGGAAGTCACTCCACCTGCAATCAATATTAAAAGATAAACAATGTCATCATCTTGAAATAAGCATCTTATTGAGCTCTTTTGAATCAAATAACATAAATCTTCTAACAAACAGAAACAAATACATAATCTATAATGCAAGAAGCTTAGGAATCAGTGATAATCCCCAAATaccaaatatataatatatgaagattatattttgatgattaaaGAAATTGTGTAGAGAGGGTTCTTCTCAAGACATCGTTTTGATTGAAAAGCAAATCAGTAAATTTGGAAGATAGTATACAAATCTAAAAAGATTTCAGCAATTGCTAATACTTAATATAAATGAACAGAATTCATAAACAGGCTGAAGAAAAAAACCaatgaaaaaaaggaaaacaaaagtgaATCATAGAAAAGAAATCTGACCAGAAACACCAAGATCATATCCAAAAAGAGATCCCCCTGTAGCAGCAACTAggcaaacaaatataaaataattggTAATCTTAAGCGACATTTAAAAGGATTAATGTACACTTAACAAGCCAAGAATTTACAAATTGACTTGAAATGGTGGTAGCCAAGAACAAACAATGAAACAAAACCAGTAAAAATGCGACCTTCTCGATTATGGCTAggccataaaaataattataataaaagaaacagGTGTTAAGTGTAAAATGGATCAAAATTTTTAAGAGTACATGGACTTATCGTATATTTTAACCCCAATATATATTTTGGTGGGGGGTTGAATCTTATAAAAAGACCAGGAAATTACATATAATATCTGCTTACTtttcacaagaaaaaaaaattttaagtgcctcaataaggtatgtttgaggggaaaatttataaacaaaaaaacAAGAAACTTGAACATGATGAGTACCTGAAGCACTTCAACAGAATATCTCTATGCAACTGCATTTTGTTCGGCAAATCTACAAGCATCTTCTGTTTCCTTTTGATCTTGCTCAAATCGCATTAAGATctatgaaatatttaacaaacaTCATTATCATAAAGACATACATATCGATACAAGAAAATAATCTTCAAACAGCTAAGAAAACTAGCAACTTCCAATTCATGATTCATGAAAACCAGAAACACGGGTTTTTTAGCAAGTTCTGGTAATGCATATTGACATTAAATTTCATGAAGAAGCCTAAGGTGCCAGGTAAAAGCAAGCAAAATGATTTGCATGATAGGAATTACATAGTTttataattatctttaaaaaCAAGTCGGCAATTGACTGTAAATTTTGGCAAATTGAATAACATATTCCAGTTTACCCTAGCACATAATTGGCGTCGATTGTCCTGCTTAACCATCTCCATCAATGCTGTCTCTAGTTCATCAAATCTAATAAAGTGAGGAATTCAATGTCACATTTGTCAAGGGTTATTTCAGCTGAAGAAAAACAATTCTAAaataagggtctgtttgattgtcagtaaaatattttccgtaaaataatTTCTGggaaatgttttacttttctgtaaaatgatttactgaaaaatattttctggtgtttgattgaatctgtgtaaaatattttctgctgtttgacagatttcttgaaaatatttttcggaaaagttgtttttacatatattaataaatttttatattttaaattgtttttacatatattgcaatgatttatttataataatactcaattattaagctacaatattgatcgttataaattgaaaaaaaatgcttTCTTATTAGTTGGAAAAAAGTGAAGAGAAATGGctaaaaatttaccttttttattttattatttattaaatgggAAGTAAACTTCATACAATACAACATTCTTGAGCAATAATTAAATTCCCAATAGACTAAACTTGTGATTAATTTGGTCAAAAATCAATCAAAGCTTAGGAGTTTGACACAATTAATTCAACCTTCTCTATAAAATGAAGTATAAGCTTTATGGTAATCGAACATCTCTCTTAAGATCATCAAATGTTTTGTGAGAGTCAAAATTTCTAATGGTTAACCATTTACAAAAGATGAAGTATTGTTGTCTAAGAGAGAGAGTAGTGATATATGTATATCATATAAACATACACTACTTTTTCTAAATGTCTGTACATATTAACAAACTTTAATACAACAATACAACTACATGTTGTTGTCTAAGAGAGAGAGTAGTGATATATGTATACCATATAAACATACACTACTTTTTCTAAATGTCTGTACATATTAACAAACTTTAATACAACAATACAACTACATGCTTCGTATTGATCCTTTACCTCcttttatgtatgtatatgtactAGTTGATGTAGAATTTTAAGGGCAAGACTGGCTTGAAGATTCTTCTTAAGTCGGCTCCTTCCTTCATGGGGAAAAAATACAGAACGAAGCTTGAATGAAGAAGAAGTCTCAACAACTTCAAGCTGCGTCATGATGATTGAGAAATTATATTATACAAGGATACATTAGATCTACGGCCTGTATCAAAAGGAAGTGTAAATATTTAGGAGAAGCTAATTATGTTGCATCAAATATGAAAGTATTAAATCTTACCCGTTGGGCACCCACTATATCATAGTGAGCAATATGACAGTTAAAAGCATCAATGCCAGAGTCTACATTTAGCATTTGTGCATTATCCTGGAAGCCAAAGGTGAAGCATATTTTCTTAATGAAGTTTTCCGTAACAAGCGTTTCAAACAACTTTGGCTGCAACATGTCCAGGGCAGAAATTTGAGGACTCAACCAAGACAGGAGGTAGGGAGGGTTAGCTGCAAAAGGATGGGCAGCAGCAAGCAATGTTCCAATTGGAATAACAGGAACATTTAGGACCTGTGCAGGGTCTGCCTACTCATCGAAGAGAAATAACATCAGATTATTGTCAATATATATACAAGCTGATAATAACACTTCACAGAGAAACAATGCTTAAGCAATTTTGCTTCAATAACACTTGCCAGGGGTAAAAGTAGTTTGAGTGACGATCTAAAAGACATATAGTCCAATGATGATGCCAACGTAGTGACTGCTGCCAATCCAAAATCCTTTCCTTCATAACCTTATAAAAACAAGACATTTTAGCACTCCTATATATTGTTCAAGATATAAAGCCAAAATAAGATGAAAAGTTTACTGATTGTTTTAGCCAACAACAGTGTAGTTGGTAAAGGACAGACTCTTTATTCCAATGTTCAGGTTTTGATCCTAGTAATGCCACGTatcaaaagagagagagagaaagacaCAGCTAGAGAGACAAACGTTCTTTTTTGAAGTTGTGACTATGTAAGgaactttttcttttaaattgctTATAAAACTATTCCATCAAGTAGCCTATCGGGACATATAGAGCTCTTTTGGACTTATACAGCAACGATTTTGATTCCATCTAAGGGCCTTAAAGAGTTCAAAATTAATTGGCTCTACTCATAAAGGACTCAAAATCATCCTAGTTGACATGCTTTAGCTGTGATAATTAAAACGCAACAGTTTGAACTCTTAGATCAGCCtcaataagtaaaataaaaaggttcAAGCATCAGATAGTTGAACCAAGCGTAGCATTTTCTTTTGTGAGTTTAACCAATATTATCAGTACCTAGATCAACATAATTTGTGCACAAAGTTTTCCATTCTTTTATCTATAAATAAATTGCTGTTAAAATGTTTAACTGGTCTAAGAAGTGATTATAAACTATTTACAAGTCTATTTCAGTCGGTGCTGTGTCCAAAGGAATGAAATTCAAGTTGGTCTTAGCTTCAAAATGCTAAATAAATTATAACCATAACAGAACAGAGAAATTACACATGTA from Gossypium hirsutum isolate 1008001.06 chromosome D12, Gossypium_hirsutum_v2.1, whole genome shotgun sequence includes these protein-coding regions:
- the LOC107945798 gene encoding thaumatin-like protein 1, with product MALFSGHQHSIITFFSIILLVFLEGVTAATFTFINKCDYTVWPGILANPGSPKLESTGFELTKGSSRSFQAPTGWAGRFWGRTGCNFDDSGHGSCATGDCGSGEMECNGAGSIPPATLAEFTLGSGSQDFYDVSLVDGYNLPMIVEGSGGSGECATTGCLTDLNKKCPSELKIDGGAACKSACDAFGKPEYCCSGAYNSPTACKPSMYSQVFKSACPKSYSYAFDDATSTFTCSGADYAITFCPNVPSLKSSKDPAAAKATGSDPDSDPMQASALASQWLANLATGDSTEIRPFSLIQFGFAITIFLVLSFLL
- the LOC107942685 gene encoding uncharacterized protein isoform X5, whose translation is MKERILDWQQSLRWHHHWTICLLDRHSNYFYPWQADPAQVLNVPVIPIGTLLAAAHPFAANPPYLLSWLSPQISALDMLQPKLFETLVTENFIKKICFTFGFQDNAQMLNVDSGIDAFNCHIAHYDIVGAQRLEVVETSSSFKLRSVFFPHEGRSRLKKNLQASLALKILHQLVHIHT
- the LOC107942685 gene encoding uncharacterized protein isoform X3; the encoded protein is MEYIKEKSEPKDGKLLAIGHSMGGILLYVMLSRCGYEGKDFGLAAVTTLASSLDYMSFRSSLKLLLPLADPAQVLNVPVIPIGTLLAAAHPFAANPPYLLSWLSPQISALDMLQPKLFETLVTENFIKKICFTFGFQDNAQMLNVDSGIDAFNCHIAHYDIVGAQRLEVVETSSSFKLRSVFFPHEGRSRLKKNLQASLALKILHQLVHIHT
- the LOC107942685 gene encoding uncharacterized protein isoform X1, translated to MANRQIRVPTHSTKHVYLVIQNKRNNTTSLSRNRSELSILAKPRLELVPYCWWVCLFPKINFTAFSLFAFSQWMFSSFFSFGGYEGKDFGLAAVTTLASSLDYMSFRSSLKLLLPLADPAQVLNVPVIPIGTLLAAAHPFAANPPYLLSWLSPQISALDMLQPKLFETLVTENFIKKICFTFGFQDNAQMLNVDSGIDAFNCHIAHYDIVGAQRLEVVETSSSFKLRSVFFPHEGRSRLKKNLQASLALKILHQLVHIHT
- the LOC107942685 gene encoding uncharacterized protein isoform X4, with product MSCFYKVMKERILDWQQSLRWHHHWTICLLDRHSNYFYPWQADPAQVLNVPVIPIGTLLAAAHPFAANPPYLLSWLSPQISALDMLQPKLFETLVTENFIKKICFTFGFQDNAQMLNVDSGIDAFNCHIAHYDIVGAQRLEVVETSSSFKLRSVFFPHEGRSRLKKNLQASLALKILHQLVHIHT
- the LOC107942685 gene encoding uncharacterized protein isoform X2, with the protein product MANRQIRVPTHSTKHVYLVIQNKRNNTTSLSRNRSELSILAKPRLELVPYCWWVCLFPKINFTAFSLFAFSQWMFSSFFSFGGYEGKDFGLAAVTTLASSLDYMSFRSSLKLLLPLADPAQVLNVPVIPIGTLLAAAHPFAANPPYLLSWLSPQISALDMLQPKLFETLVTENFIKKICFTFGFQDNAQMLNVDSGIDAFNCHIAHYDIVGAQRAVDLMYPCII